In Anaerolineales bacterium, the sequence GTGCGTTCTCTGCTTAGGCAGGCTGCTTGCGAACTAGATTAATAGGCGCTGAGTTTGTGAAATTTGACACCTAAATCCCCCTATGATAGACTCCTGCTAACCTACAAAAACTTAGGTGTCGCCCGATTTTGCCTAAAGTCTGTGGGTTTTAGGTGTATATGCTCTTAGACTACTTACCCATCGCAATTCTCGTGATCCTCTCCACCGGGCTGGCCGCCCTGATCGTGGGCATTGGGCATTTGTTTGGGCCCAACCGCCCTTCAGAGCGCAAGATGGAGTCTTACGAGTCGGGCATGCGCCCGATCGGGCCGGGCACACGGCGTTTGCCGGTGCGCTTTTACCTGATTGCGGTGCTGTTCATCCTCTTCGACATTGAAGTGATCTTTTTCCTGCCCTGGGCGGTGACCTTCCGCCAGCTGGGCTGGTTCGGACTGATCGAGATGGTGGTCTTCATCCTCATCCTGCTGGTTGGCTATGTGTACGCCTGGAAGAAAGGCGCGTTGGAATGGGAGTAGAGAGCAAACTCGGTAATTTGGGGATCGTGACCACCTCGCTCGAGAAGGTGGTGAACTGGGGCCGCACCGGCGCCATGTGGCCGATGCTGTTTGGCCTGGCCTGCTGCGCCATCGAGATGATGTCTTCGCAGGCTCCGCAATATGACATGAGCCGCTTCGGGATGGAACTGATGCGCGCCAGCCCTCGCCAGTCCGATCTGATGATCGTGGCCGGCCGCCTGAGCCGCAAGATGGCCCCGGTGCTGCGCCGCCTGTATGACCAAATGCCTGCGCCCAAGTGGGTGGTCTCCATGGGAGATTGCGCCTCGTGCGGCGGTGTTTACAACAACTACGCCATTGTTCAGGGCGTGGACGAGATCGTGCCGGTGGACGTGTATGTGGCCGGCTGCCCGCCGCGCCCGGAAGCCTTGATCCACGGCATTATGACCCTGCACGAAAAAGTGAAGGGCGAGACTTTCAAGGATTGGGCCTAGCCTTATGCATGCACAGCTCGAACCTGTCTTGACCGACCTGGAGCAGCAGTTTGGCGCCAGCCAGAGCGAATTCCGCGGCCAGGCCAGGCTGCTGGTGGCCCCGCAGCACATCCTGGCCGCCGCCAACGCGCTGCGTGACCAGCACGGCTTTGAAATGCTGGCAGCCCTGAGCGCGGTGGACTACTGGCCGGAGCGCACGCCGCGCTTCCATGCCGTGTATGAGTTCAAGAGCCTGGCCAAGAACCTGCGCCTGGAAGTGCGCGTGCCCTTAGACGGCGATGATCCAGAGCTGGAGAGCATCACCTCTGTCTATCCCAATGCGGATTGGCACGAGCGCGAGCTGTGGGACATGTTTGGTCTGCGCATCCAGAACCATCCGGACTTGCGCCGCATCCTAATGCCAGCGGACTGGACTGGGCACCCCTTGCGTAAAGACTATCCGCTGGGCTACGAAGAAGTGCAGTTCAGCTTCAACTTCGAAGAGATTGAGGCGCGCAAGCCGCGTCCCAAGGAATAGCCGGTTGCCATGTCGTCGCTAGAACAGATCGAGATCACGACTGAGGAATTGCGCCACCTGGTTTCGCCGCGGGCGATCGAGGGCGATACGATCCTGCTCAACATGGGTCCCCAGCACCCCAGCACGCACGGCGTGCTGCGCCTGCTGCTGGAGCTGGATGGCGAGATCGTAGTGAACTGCATTCCGGATATCGGCTATCTGCACACCGGGATCGAGAAGAGCATCGAGTCCAAGAGCTACGAAAAGTCCGAGGTGATGACCGACCGCTTGGACTACTTGAACACGATGGGCAACAACCTGGCCTATTGTCTGGCAGTGGAAAAGCTGGTGGACTTGGACGTACCGGAGCGAGCCCAGGCGGTACGCGTGATCTTCGCCGAACTGCAGCGGATTGCTTCGCACATGGTTTGGTTGGGCACGCACATGCTGGATCTGGGCGCCATGTCGGTCTTCTTCTATACCTTCACCCAGCGCGAGCGTATCCTGGACCTGATGGAAATGGCCGGCGGCCAACGCATGATGACCACCTATTTCCGCCCCGGCGGCCTGTGGCGTGATGTGCCTGACGGTTGGGTGGAGGGCGTGCGCGAATTGATCGATGATCTGCCGCGTCACTTCAAGGAATTCGAAGCCCTGATCAGCAAGAACCCGATCTTTCTGGACCGCACCAAGGATATTGGCATCCTTTCTGCCGAAGACGGGCTGGCCTGGGGCGTGACCGGCTCCACGCTGCGTGGGTCTGGCGTGGATTATGACATTCGCAAGGCCGAGCCGTATTCCGGTTACGAGCGCTATGAATTCGACGTGCCTCTGGCCACCGAAGGCGACGTGTATGCGCGCTATTGGGTGCGCATGAAAGAGCTGTATGAATCGGTGCGCATTGTTCACCAGGCGCTGGACAAACTGCCCAGCGGCCCGTTCCGCAGCAACAATCGCAAATTTGTGCCCCCGCCGCGGGCTGAACTGGGCGAGAGCATGGAGGCGGTCATCCACCACTTCAAGCTCTGGACGGAAGGGTTCCCTGCGCCGAAGAATTCGGTGTACCTGCCGGTCGAATCGCCGCGCGGCGAGCTGGGCGTGCTGCTGGAGGGCGATGGCGGCCCCAAGCCGTATCGTTGCTACTGGCGCACGCCGTCCTTTGTCAACCTGCAGGTGCTGCCCATGCTTTCCAAGGGCCATTACGTGGCCGACCTGGTGGCGATCATCGGCAGCATTGATATTGTTTTGGGAGATACCGACCGGTGAATCCTTTACAGGAACGCTACAGCGAAGAAATTGCGCAGGTCCTGTCCAAGTATCCTGCGGATCAGAAGCGCTCAGCGGTGATGCCGCTGCTGTACATTGCCCAGCGTGAGCACGGCTACGTCAGCCGCGAGCAGTTCGCCCAAATTGCTGAGATCCTGGAGATCTCCGCCACGGATGTGGCCGAGATCCTAGGCTTCTACACCCTCTATCACGATAAGCCGGAAGGCAAGTACCGCCTTCAGGTATGCAATGACCTGCCGTGCGCCCTGCGCGGGGCCGACCAGTTTCTGGAAGGCGTGTGTGACCACCTGGGCGTGAAGCCGGGCGGCACCACCCAAGACGGCCTGGTGACGGTCGAAGCCGTCATGTGCCTGGCCGCCTGCCACCGAGCGCCGATGTTCCAGGTGCAAAGCAGTGAGGGCATTGCCTATCACGAAGATCAGACAGTGGAGAGCGCAGCCCGCCTGGTGGACAGCTGGCGCGCGACGGAGGTCGAATGAACGACATCCTGCTGCGCCATCGCCAGATCCCCAACTTGGACCAATTTCCGATCTACCGCCAGAACGGTGGTTTCGAAGCTTTTAAGCGCGCCCTGACCAGCATGCAGCCGGACGAGGTCACGGACCTGGTCAAGGCTTCCGGCCTGCGCGGCCGCGGTGGGGCGGGCTTCCCCACCGGCATGAAGTGGTCTTTTATTGACAAGAACGTGTTCCCACACTATGTGGTGGTCAACGCTGACGAATCTGAGCCCGGCACCTTCAAAGACCGCGAGATCATGGAAAGCAATCCTTTCCAGTTTCTGGAAGGCGTGATGTTGTGCGCCTATGCGGTGCGGGCCAACGAAGCCTACATTTACCTGCGCGGCGAGTTCTGGCAACTGGCCGCCGAGCTGGACAAGCATATCGAATACCTGGAGCGCGAAGGCCTGCTGGGCGAAAAGCTGTTCGGCACGGACTACAGCCTGCGCCTGTACACCCACCTGGGCGCCGGCGCCTACATCTGCGGCGAAGAGACCGCCTTGCTCGAATCGCTGGAAGGCAAGCTGGGCCAGCCCCGGCTGCGCCCGCCGTTCCCGCCCAGCTTCGGGCTGTATGGCAAGCCGACCATCGTCAACAACGTGGAGACGCTGGCCAATGTGCCCATGATCCTGGAGAAAGGCGCCGACTGGTTCCGGGGCTTCGGCACCGAGAAAAGCCCGGGCACCAAGGTCTTCAGCCTCTCCGGCAATGTCGCCAAACCGGGCAACTACGAATTGCCCCTGGGCACCACTTTCCGTGAGCTGATCTTTGAGCACGGTGGCGGCATCCCCAACGGCCGCAGTATCAAGGCCATCATGCCGGCGGGGGCCTCGTCCTCGCTGATCGTGGCCGACGAGAAGGCGCTGGACACGCCGATGGACTATGAGAGCGTGCCCAGCGTGGGCGCTATGCTGGGCTCCGCCTCGGTGATCGTGGTGGACGACTCGGTCAACATGGCCTGGCTGATCAACAAGACCATGCACTTCTTCCAGCACGAATCCTGCGGCAAATGCACGCCCTGCCGCGAGGGCACCTTCTGGATGCGCCACCTGACCGAACGCATTGAGCACGGCCAGGCGCGCTGGGAGGATGTCGAACTGTTGAATGAAGTCGCCAGCAACGTCAAAGGCAAGTGCCTGTGCGCGCTGGGCGACTTCTCCACGGAAGCGGTGATGTCCAGCATCCAGCGCTTCCGCCATGATTTTGAAATCAAGGTGCTGTCTGAGGCGCCTGTGAGTGTCGACATCAAAGTGAGCAACCCATGAGCGACGCAGTAGCCCCGAAGATCGACGAGAACTTGGTCACGTTAATTATCGATGGCCAGCCGGTGGCGGTGAAGGCCGGCACGGTACTGGTGGATGCGGCCAAGCAGGCCGGCATTGATATTCCCGTGTTTTGCTACCACCCCAAGATGGAACCGGTGGGCATGTGCCGCATGTGCCTGGTGGAGGTGGGCCGCCCGCAGATCGACCGCGAGACCGGCAAACCCGCCCTGGATGAGAATGGCGAGCCGATCATTCAATTTGGCCCCAAGCTGGAAACCGGTTGCACCGTGCCGGTGGCCGAGGGCATGGTGGTGCGCGGCTACACCGACAATGTAAAGGAAGCCCGCGACGAAGTGCTGGAGTTCCTGCTGACTTCGCACCCGCTGGACTGCCCGATTTGCGACAAGGGTGGCGAATGCCCCCTGCAAAACCTGACGATGAACTTTGGCCCCGGCCAGAGCCGCTATATTTATGACGAGAAGAAGCACCTGGAAAAACACGTGCCGCTGGGCGACCTGATCTTCCTGGACCGCGAGCGCTGCATCCAGTGTGCGCGCTGCACGCGCTTCCAGGATGAGATTGTGGACGACCCGGTGATCGGCTTTTCGCAGCGCGGCCGCGCCCTGCAGATCGTGACCTTCTCGGAGCCGGGCTTTGACTCATACTGGTCTGGCAACACCACCGACATTTGCCCGGTGGGCGCGCTGACCACGGCGGACTTCCGCTTTGGCGCCCGCCCGTGGGAAATGCAGCAGTCCGCCTCCATCTGTAACCAGTGCTCGGTGGGCTGCAACATCACCTTCAACACGCGCCGTGAGGCCAAGTCTGGCGGGCAGACGGTGATCAAACGGGCCATGCCGCGCCAGAACGAGTGGGTCAATGAGATCTGGATGTGCGACAAAGGCCGCTTTGGCTACCACTATACGGAAGCCGCCAACCGCATCCAGCAGCCTTTGCTGCGCAAAGGCGGCCAGCTGACCCCGGTGAGCTGGGAAGAGGCTTTGGCGGCGGTGCGCGAGCAGGTCAAGAAGGCCGCCGGCAAGATGGTGACCCTGGCCGGCGGACGCCTGAGCAACGAAGACTATTTCAATATCAAACAACTGAGCGACGCGGCCAAGGCCCCGGCGCTGCTGTACAGCCAGATGGCCGGCGGCGACCTGACCGCCCAGGTGGGCCTGGGCGCTGGCAGCAATTTAGCTGACTTAGGCCCCGGTTCCACCATCGTGGTGATTGCCAGCGACCTGGAAGAAGAAGCCGGCCTGTGGTGGCTGCGCCTGAAGCAGGCTGCCGAGCGCGGCGCCACCCTGGTGGTGGCCAACCCACGCAGCACCAAGCTGGAACGCTATGCCCAGCATGTGGTGCGCTACAGTTATGGCCAGGAAGCGGCCGTACTGCAGGCGCTGGTGGACAGCCTGTCCCCCAAGAGCCCGCAGCAGAGCGAGGCGGTCAAAGGACTGCTGCGCGAAGATGCGCTGAAGGCTGCCGCCCAAGCTGTGCAGGCCGCCGAGAACCTGGTGGTCTTTTACGGCAGCGACGGCACCAGCCTGGCCAGTTCTACGGCGCTGGCGCAGGCCGCCGCCAATTTACTGATCGCCACCGGCCACGTGGGCCGGGCCAACAACGGCCTGGTGGCCGTGTGGGACAAGGGCAACGCCCAGGGCGCCTGGGACATGGGCCTGCGCCCAAGCGCCGACCTGGCGACTCAATTGAAAGAGGCTGGCCTGCTGTACATCGCCGGCGCCGACCCGGCGGGCGATGACCCGCAATTGGCTGCCGCCGTGGATGCGGCCGCCTTTGTGGTGGTGCAGGAACTGGCCATGACCAAGACCGCCGCCGCCGCCGATGTGGTGCTGCCCGCCCTCGCTTATACCGAGCGCGACGGCAGCTATACCTCTGGCGAGCGCCGCGTGCAGCGCTTTTACCCGGCCGTGCCGGTGCTGGAAGGCGCCCGGGCCGACTATGCCATCGCCGCCCAAATTGGTGAAGCACTGGGCCTGAAGCTGGAACAGCGCTCCACGGCCAAGATCTTCCGCCAGGCCAGCGAGACGCACCCGGCCTACAGTGGCCTGGATTACGGCAGGCTGGCCGAAGTGGTGGCCCAGTGGCCGATCATCGGCCGCGACGATGTGTACTACGGCGGCACGACTTACGACAATACCCAGGGCCTGGGCGTGAAGCTGGACACCGCCGCCGAGCGCGGCGAAGCCCCAGCCTTGAGCTTGGAGGCCGCCGCCGAAACAGTATTGCCGAGCGGCCTGGTGGCCGTGCCGGTGACGCGCCAATATGACCGCGGCAACACGATCAGGTTCTCCAAGCTGCTGGACCCGCGCCGCGAAGCGCCGCAAGTGGTGCTGAACCCGCAGGACGCCGCCGGCCTGGGCCTGAGCGAAGGCAAGCCGGCCAAGGTGACCCTGGACGGCGTGCAGGCCACCGTGACGACCAAGATCGACAACAGCCTGCCGCAAGGCACGGCGCTGATCCCGCGCAGCCTGGGCTTGCCGATCAACGGCCCCACGGCGGTGAAGGTGGAAGCTTAATGATCGATATCTGGTTGGTTGTGGAGTGGCTGGTTAAAAGCCTTGTGCTCATCTTCGTTCTGCTGACGGGCTTTGCCTACACCACCTTCTATGAGCGCAAGCTGGCGGCGCTGATCCAGATCCGCGTCGGCCCCAACCGTGTGGGGCCGGGCGGCTGGCTGCAGCCGCTGGCAGACGGCATCAAGCTGATCTTCAAAGAAGAATTCATCCCGGCCAAGGCCTTCAAGACGGTGTTCATCCTGGCGCCGATCCTGACGGCTGTGCCCGCCCTGGTGATTACCGCCGTGGTGCCCTGGGGCACCGAGATCGAACTGTTCGGGCGCATGATCCCGCTGGGCATTGCCGATGTGAACGTGGCTGTGCTGTATATCTTGTCCGTGGCCTCGATTTCGGTCTACGGCATCGTGCTGGCGGGCTGGTCCTCCAACAATAAATACGCCATGCTGGGCGGCCTGCGCTCCTCAGCGCAAATGATCAGCTACGAGCTGTCGCTGGGCCTGGCGTTCGTCGGCCCGATTTTGCTGGCGGGCTCGATGAGCATGAATGACATCGTCGAAGCCCAACGCAATGTGTGGTTTGTGGTCTGGCAGCCGATCGGCGCGATCATCTTCTACATTGCCAGCCTGGCCGAAGTCAACCGCGCCCCGTTCGACATGCCCGAGGCCGAGCAGGAATTGACGGCCGGTTACCACACCGAATATTCCGGCATGAAGTTCGCCCTGTTCTTCATGGGCGAGTACATCAAGATGGCGGCGGTCAGCGCCATCTTCGCCACTCTGTTCCTGGGCGGTTACCGCGGACCCTTTGTGGATCAGTACCCGCTGCTGGGACCTGTGTATTTATTGTTCAAGGTTTTCCTGAGCCTGGGTGTAATGATTTGGATCCGCGCTACCCTGCCGCGCCTGCGCTATGACCGTCTGATGAGTTTCGGCTGGAAAGTCATGCTGCCCCTGGCCTTGCTGAACGTTTTCCTCACAGCCGTGCTGATCATGTGGTTGGGATTGTGAGCCAGTTATGTTGAATGCCATCAAAAGCTTCTACGAGATCTTAAAGGGAATGGGCATCACGGCTCGCCAGATCCTGCGTGGTTCCCAAACCTACCAGTATCCGGAGACCAAGCGCCCGGTGCGCCAGCGCTTCAAAGGCCGCCACGAGCTGCGGCGCTATGACAATGGGCTGGAGAAGTGCATTGGCTGCGCGCTGTGCGCGGCGGCCTGCCCGGCAGACGCCATCTTCGTCGAGGCGTCTGAGAACACCGATGAGAAGCGCTTCTCCCCCGGCGAGCGCTATGCCAGCACTTATGAGATCAACATGCTGCGCTGCATCTTCTGCGGCTATTGTGAAGACGCCTGCCCGACCGAAGCGATCGTGCTGGGCGATAACTATGAGATGAGCTTTACCGACCGCTCGCAGTCGATTTACACGCGCGAGAAGCTGTTGGTGCCCGTGCCGCCGGGAGGCAACCCCACCCCGCAGCAGGTGGAACCTGGCATGTTTGACCGTTCCATCCCGATGATGGAGAACCCAGACTAATGAACGGCGATCTGTTGCTTTTCTTCGGTCTGGCGTTGGTGGCGGTGGGCGCGGCGGTGGCCATGCTGGTCAGCCGCAACGCGGTGTATTCGGCGCTGTTCCTGATCATCAACTTCGCCACCATCGCGGTCTTTTTCCTGATGCTCGGCGCGCCATTCATCGCCATGGCACAGGTGACCGTGTATGCCGGCGCCATCATGGTCTTGTTCCTGTTCGTGATCATGCTGCTCGGCGCCGAGCAGATCCAACTGCCCGGCCGCGGCGGCTGGCAGCGCCCGCTGGCGATCCTGCTGGCGGTGGCGCTGGTCGCCGAAACGGCTGTGGTCATTTTTGGCCGCGGCGAGGTGACCCAGATGCTGCAACCCTCGGCCAGCGATTACGGCAACCCGCAGGCGATCGGCATGACTTTGTTCAGCGACTTCCTTCTGCCGTTTGAGGTGACCTCGGTGCTGCTGCTGGCGGCCATGGTGGGCGTGATCGTAATTACCAAAGAAGACAGAAAGAAGCCTGAATAGCCATGGTGCCCGTTTCTTATTACTTCGCGCTGTCCGCCATTCTGTTCACGCTGGGCGCTCTGGGCGTGCTGCTGCGGCGCAATGCGATCATCGTGTTCATGTCGATCGAGCTGATGCTGAATGCGGCCAATCTGCTGTTTGTGGCCTTTGCGCGTTCCTTTGGCGCGCTCAACGGCCAGATCTACGTCTTCTTCGTCATCGCCGTGGCCGCGGCTGAAGTCGCCGTGGGCCTGGCGCTGATCGTGGCCATCTTCCGCAGCCGCCAAACCGTCAATCTTGACGACATCACCAGTATGAAGGGTTAGCCGTGGACAGCTTTCATTTAGTCCCCCTGGTTGTATTCCTGCCGCTCGCGGGCTTTCTGTTGAACATAGCGATCGGCCGCCGCCTGGGCGAGCGCGGCTCGGCCCTGATCGCGATCGCGGCGGTGTTCGGCGCCTTTGTGGTGGCGGTGCTACAGGCGCTGAGCCTGGCGGCGCACCCGCACGGCGCCGCCGTGCCGCTGGCCGACTGGATCAATATCGGCAGCCTGCAGGTCCCCTGGGGCTTCCAGGTCGATACGCTCTCCGTGACGATGATGCTGGTGGTGTCCGGTGTAGGTACTCTGATCCACATCTACGCCTCCGGCTATATGTTTTACGATGTGCGCTACAAAGAAGACCCAGCCAGCTACACGCGCTTTTTCATCTACTTGAACCTGTTCATCGCGGCCATGATGGTGCTGGTCAGCGGCAATAGCTACTTAATGCTGTTTGTCGGCTGGGAAGGTGTGGGGTTGTGCTCCTTCCTCTTGATCGGCTTTTGGTACAACCGCAACCCGGACGGCAAGAAGGGTTTCCTCAACTCACAGGCGGCCAAAAAGGCTTTTGTGGCCAACCGTGTGGGCGACTTTGGTTTTCTGATCGCAGTCTTCGCCATTTTCTGGGCCTTTGGCTCGCTGAAATTCGACGAGGTTCTGCCGTTGGCAGGCACGGTGGCCCCGGCCGTGATCTTGCTGATCACCCTGGCGCTGCTGCTGGGCGTGACTGGCAAGTCGGCCCAGCTGCCGCTGTACGTCTGGCTGCCGGACGCCATGGCTGGCCCCACGCCGGTCTCGGCGCTGATCCATGCGGCCACGATGGTGACGGCCGGCGTGTATCTGGTGGCGCGTTCGGCCCCGTTGTTCGCCGTCTCGCCGGTGGCACAGACCACAGTGGCCGTGGTGGGCGGGCTGACCGCCTTGTTCGCCGCCAGTATTGCTGTGGCGCAAACCGATATCAAGAAAGTGCTGGCGTATTCCACCATCAGCCAGCTGGGCTTCATGGTGGCGGCGGTGGGTATGGGCGCCTTCGTGGCCGGCATGTTCCACCTGGTGACGCATGCCTTCTTCAAGGCGCTGTTGTTCATGGGCTCCGGCTCGGTGATCCTGGCATTGGAACGGGCACACCATCCGCTGGAGGATGACCCTTACCTGCCCAAGAAGAAGAAAAAGAAGCACGACGAACACCACGCGCATGGCCACTTGGATCCGCAGGACATGCGCATTATGGGCGGCCTGCGCAAGCAGATCCCGGTTACGTATTGGGTTTACATGATCGGTGCAGTGGCCCTGGCGGGCCTGCCGCCGCTGGCCGGCTTCTTCTCCAAAGACGAAATTTTGACGGACGCGCTGCATGCCAATGTGTTCGTATATGTGCTGCTGACCGCGGCCGCCTTCCTGACCGCCTTTTATATGGGCCGCCAAATGCTAATGGTCTTTTTCGGCCAGCCGCGCTCTGACGCGGCGGCGCACGCCGTGGAAAGCCCGCCGGTGGTCACTGTGCCTCTGATGGTGCTGGCCGCTCTGTCCGCTTTCGGCGGCCTGCTCAACTTCCCTGGCTGGCACCCGCTGACCGACTGGCTGGAGCACACCCTGGGCCACGACCTGGCGCACGCCACGGTCTTCAATCCCGGCGTGGCGGCCTTCTCCACCCTGCTGGCCGGCCTAGCCATCTACCTGTCCTGGCAGCTGTACGGCCGCCAGCCGTTGAAGGAGCGCCAGGCTGACCCACTAAAGAAGCGCCTGGGCTGGCTGTATAAGGCCATGGAAAACAAGTGGTGGGTGGACGAGCTGTATTTCGCCATCATCATCAACCCGTACAAGCGCATGGCCGCTTTCCTGGCCGACAAGGTGGACTGGGACTTTTGGCATGATTGGGTGCACGACACCTTGATCGCCAAAGGCTTCCGCGGGTTGGCCCACTTCTTGGCCAACCCGGTCGACCTGGGCGTGATCGATGGCTTGGCCAATGGCCTGGCCAAGACCGCCCAAGGGCTGGGCCGCGGGTTGAGCCTGCTGCAGAACGGCCTGGTGCGCAATTACGCCCTGGTGACCTTCCTGGGCGTGGTCATTATGATCGGATACCTCGTATTCTCTAGCTGAGGATGGATATGGACTTTATTTTTGAACCGCTGAACCTGCTTACCTTCTTCCCGCTGCTGGGCGCGCTGGCCTTGCTCTTCATCAAAGAGCGTGAGGAGCTGAGCCGCCGGGTGGCCCTGGGGATCTCCCTGGTCACCTTTGGCATCTCGCTGTGGGTGCTGGCGATGTTCAACCCGGCCGACCCGACCCTGCAGATGGAGGTCAACGTCAGCTGGATCCAGGTGGCGGGCTGGAACATCCGCTATGCGCTGGGGATTGACGGCATCAGTATCCTGCTGGTGCTGCTGACCACTTTCCTGGCGCCGATCGCCATCCTCTCCACCTGGAAAGCGGTGGAGGAACGCGCCCGTGACTTCATGGTCTTCTTCCTGATGCTGGAGACCGGCATGCTGGGCGTCTTCCTGGCGCAGGATCTTTTCCTTTTCTATATTTTCTGGGAATTCACCCTGGTGCCGATGTACTTCCTGATCGGCATTTGGGGTGGGGCGCAGCGCATGTATGCAGCGGTCAAGTTCTTCCTGTATACGATGGCCGGTTCTATCTTGATGCTGCTGGCGATCTTGTGGCTGGGCATCAACCAAGGTAGCTTCTATGTGCCGGAATTGATCGCACTGGGCAACATTCCCGGCGAGACGCAGTTCTGGCTGTTCCTGGCCTTTGCGGCCGCTTTCGCCATCAAGGTGCCGATGTGGCCGCTGCATTCCTGGCTGCCGGATGCGCACGTCCAGGCCCCCACGGCCGGCTCGGTGATCCTGGCTGGCGTATTGCTCAAGATGGGCACTTACGGCTTCCTGCGCTTCAACCTGCCGCTGTTTCCGCAGGCGGCGGTGCAGTTGGCCCCGGCCATGGCCACCCTGGCGGTGATCGGCATCATCTACGGCGCCATCGTTTCGTATTCGCAGAAAGACGTCAAGAAGCTGGTGGCCTATTCCTCCATCAGCCACTTGGGTTTCGTCGTGCTGGGCATCTTCGCCATCAATGCACAGGGTATTGAAGGCGCCATTCTGCAGATGATCAACCACGGCATCAGCACCGGTGCCTTGTTCCTTTTGGTCGGCTTTATTTATGAGCGCCGTCACACGCGTGAA encodes:
- the nuoK gene encoding NADH-quinone oxidoreductase subunit NuoK, whose translation is MVPVSYYFALSAILFTLGALGVLLRRNAIIVFMSIELMLNAANLLFVAFARSFGALNGQIYVFFVIAVAAAEVAVGLALIVAIFRSRQTVNLDDITSMKG
- a CDS encoding NADH-quinone oxidoreductase subunit M, whose translation is MDFIFEPLNLLTFFPLLGALALLFIKEREELSRRVALGISLVTFGISLWVLAMFNPADPTLQMEVNVSWIQVAGWNIRYALGIDGISILLVLLTTFLAPIAILSTWKAVEERARDFMVFFLMLETGMLGVFLAQDLFLFYIFWEFTLVPMYFLIGIWGGAQRMYAAVKFFLYTMAGSILMLLAILWLGINQGSFYVPELIALGNIPGETQFWLFLAFAAAFAIKVPMWPLHSWLPDAHVQAPTAGSVILAGVLLKMGTYGFLRFNLPLFPQAAVQLAPAMATLAVIGIIYGAIVSYSQKDVKKLVAYSSISHLGFVVLGIFAINAQGIEGAILQMINHGISTGALFLLVGFIYERRHTRELDEFGGLWKIMPVFAVLSLIVSLSSMGLPGLNGFVGEFTILLGAWGAGQAGGVLGSVWYTALAAVGVILAAVYILHMFQKMFLGPVTKKANEKLKDLDWRELAVMIPLLVLIFWIGLYPKPFFDLMHPTVEHLLGLFADGGMALR
- a CDS encoding NADH-quinone oxidoreductase subunit J, yielding MNGDLLLFFGLALVAVGAAVAMLVSRNAVYSALFLIINFATIAVFFLMLGAPFIAMAQVTVYAGAIMVLFLFVIMLLGAEQIQLPGRGGWQRPLAILLAVALVAETAVVIFGRGEVTQMLQPSASDYGNPQAIGMTLFSDFLLPFEVTSVLLLAAMVGVIVITKEDRKKPE
- a CDS encoding NADH-quinone oxidoreductase subunit L is translated as MDSFHLVPLVVFLPLAGFLLNIAIGRRLGERGSALIAIAAVFGAFVVAVLQALSLAAHPHGAAVPLADWINIGSLQVPWGFQVDTLSVTMMLVVSGVGTLIHIYASGYMFYDVRYKEDPASYTRFFIYLNLFIAAMMVLVSGNSYLMLFVGWEGVGLCSFLLIGFWYNRNPDGKKGFLNSQAAKKAFVANRVGDFGFLIAVFAIFWAFGSLKFDEVLPLAGTVAPAVILLITLALLLGVTGKSAQLPLYVWLPDAMAGPTPVSALIHAATMVTAGVYLVARSAPLFAVSPVAQTTVAVVGGLTALFAASIAVAQTDIKKVLAYSTISQLGFMVAAVGMGAFVAGMFHLVTHAFFKALLFMGSGSVILALERAHHPLEDDPYLPKKKKKKHDEHHAHGHLDPQDMRIMGGLRKQIPVTYWVYMIGAVALAGLPPLAGFFSKDEILTDALHANVFVYVLLTAAAFLTAFYMGRQMLMVFFGQPRSDAAAHAVESPPVVTVPLMVLAALSAFGGLLNFPGWHPLTDWLEHTLGHDLAHATVFNPGVAAFSTLLAGLAIYLSWQLYGRQPLKERQADPLKKRLGWLYKAMENKWWVDELYFAIIINPYKRMAAFLADKVDWDFWHDWVHDTLIAKGFRGLAHFLANPVDLGVIDGLANGLAKTAQGLGRGLSLLQNGLVRNYALVTFLGVVIMIGYLVFSS